The proteins below come from a single Aspergillus oryzae RIB40 DNA, chromosome 5 genomic window:
- a CDS encoding putative MFS drug efflux pump (predicted protein): protein MELTNNFTQSQADEKASGHTDNSHDKQGYSHQEDVGSGGYADESGEQGSEPPMTFRRFMGFTAMAFLWTGSQIPVYLFGGIPPYIYGDIGGSDRWVWFVLANLLALAGVCPFVGSLSDLIGRRYVALIGVTLICIGMIVSSTAHTMNTFIGGMAIAGAGAGVNELTALAATSEMAPTRQRGKYVAVLIFTIVPFCPSVLWAQLIAAHSGWRYVGAFCGAWNGFGLLITALFYYPPPRINSEGLSPKEVMSRVDYVGGFLSIVGLILFMAGMQWGGYQVSRSYITSLLQCRLNSETNLYYIIFGVWEVYGARYPIFPSRLKQEPRTLGLTLVITFISGANFFSVIMFWPTQSFNVYGHDPVEVGVRSLPIGFGIMGGACITLWLLSLLRGHNKELLIISSILMTAGCGAMSIARPDNLHQLWGLLTLAGLGIGGIVVPASIMTTIICPDDLIATISALTLSIRVVGGSIGYTIYYNVFISKFIPNAKHYIGGVMLTQLNITNTTYIAEAIELTGASLLDGLREIPGIAGNETAYQAVVAAGQMAYSEGYKWVYYVSIAFGGVSILAACFLGSIGDYMDDHVAVVI from the exons atGGAGCTCACCAATAACTTCACTCAATCGCAAGCGGATGAAAAGGCCAGCGGACATACGGACAATAGCCATGACAAACAGGGTTATAGTCACCAAGAAGATGTAGGGTCGGGTGGCTACGCGGACGAGTCGGGGGAGCAAGGGTCTGAGCCTCCT ATGACTTTTCGTCGCTTTATGGGCTTCACAGCTATGGCCTTCTTATGGACTGGGAGTCAGATTCCTGTCTATCTGTTTG GAGGAATTCCACCCTACATCTACGGAGATATAGGCGGATCAGATCgatgggtttggttt GTTTTAGCTAACCTCCTCGCTCTTGCCGGTGTCTGTCCATTTGTTGGATCCCTTTCCGATCTGATAGGCCGTCGCTATGTTGCCCTGATTGGAGTTACACTTATTTGTATCGGAATGATTGTGAGCAGTACTGCACACACGATGAATACATTCATTG GCGGAATGGCCATCGCAGGTGCAGGTGCGGGCGTCAATGAGTTGACCGCATTGGCTGCAACATCTGAGATGGCGCCGACCAGACAGCGAGGTAAATATGTCGCCGTTCTGATCTTCACTATAGTGCCGTTCTGCCCATCTGTATTATGGGCTCAGCTTATAGCAGCCCATAGCGGTTGGCGATACGTTGGGGCATTCTGTGGTGCCTGGAACGGGTTCGGCTTGCTGATCACGGCGCTATTCTActatccaccaccaaggattAATTCGGAGGGATTGTCTCCCAAAGAGGTCATGAGTCGGGTTGACTATGTCGGTGGCTTCCTCAGTATTGTAGGACTAATCCTGTTTATGGCTGGGATGCAATGGGGCGGTTATCAGGTATCACGATCCTATATCACGTCGCTACTCCAATGCAGGTTGAACTCAGAGACTAACCTATACTACA TTATCTTCGGAGTCTGGGAAGTCTACGGCGCAAGGTATCCTATCTTCCCCAGCCGCTTAAAGCAAGAACCTCGTACCCTGGGTTTAACCCTAGTTATCACCTTCATCTCCGGTGCCAACTTTTTCTCCGTGATCATGTTTTGGCCCACCCAGTCATTCAACGTATACGGACATGACCCAGTTGAAGTCGGCGTCAGAAGCTTACCCATCGGATTCGGCATCATGGGCGGTGCCTGTATCACACTGTGGCTATTGAGTCTCTTGCGAGGTCACAATAAGGAACTACTGATCATCAGCAGTATCCTCATGACCGCCG GTTGCGGCGCAATGTCAATTGCCCGTCCCGACAACCTGCACCAACTATGGGGCCTACTCACCCTCGCCGGTCTAGGTATCGGCGGAATCGTAGTTCCAGCCTCCATCATGACAACTATCATCTGTCCAGAT GACCTAATCGCAACAATCTCCGCCCTCACCCTTTCCATCCGCGTAGTCGGCGGCAGCATCGGCTACACGATCTACTACAACGTCTTCATATCCAAATTCATTCCAAATGCCAAACACTACATCGGCGGCGTCATGCTCACACAGCTCAACATCACGAATACTACTTACATCGCCGAAGCAATCGAGCTCACCGGTGCCTCGTTATTAGACGGATTGCGGGAGATTCCTGGAATTGCAGGAAATGAAACTGCGTATCAGGCTGTTGTGGCAGCAGGCCAGATGGCCTATTCTGAGGGCTATAAGTGGGTATATTATGTTAGTATTGCGTTTGGAGGCGTTTCGATTTTGGCAGCGTGTTTCTTGGGAAGTATTGGGGATTATATGGATGATCATGTGGCTGTGGTTATTTAG
- a CDS encoding actin-related protein 2/3 complex subunit 4 family protein (actin-related protein Arp2/3 complex, subunit ARPC4), which produces MSQSLRPYLQCVRASLTSALAVSNFASQTSERHNVPEIEAQSSPELLLNPLTVSRNENEKVLIEPSVNSVRVSIRIKQADEIEHILVHKFTRFLTQRAESFFILRRKPVKGYDISFLITNRNVEEMLKHKLVDFIIQFMEEVDKEISEMKLFLNARARFVAESFLTPFD; this is translated from the exons ATG TCTCAATCATTGCGTCCATATCTTCAATGCGTCCGAGCCTCTCTCACCTCCGCGCTTGCGGTTTCGAACTTCGCATCCCAGACGTCCGAGAGACATAATGTACCAGAAATTGAGGCCCAAAGCTCTCCTGAACTCCTTCTTAACCCGCTTACCGTCTCTCGAAACGAAAATGAGAAAGTCCTCATCGAACCTAGTGTGAACAGTGTCCGTGTCAGCATCAGGATTAAGCAAGCGGACGAGATTGAACATA TCTTGGTCCACAAGTTCACCCGGTTTTTGACGCAGCGAGCCgaatctttcttcatcttacGACGGAAGCCAGTAAAG GGTTACGATATCTCGTTTCTAATAACGAACCGAAACGTAGAGGAGATGCTCAAGCACAAGCTAGTTGACTTCATTATCCAGTTTATGGAGGAAGTCGATAAAGAAATTTCCGAGATGAAGCTTTTC TTGAATGCCCGTGCGCGATTCGTCGCTGAGTCTTTCTTGACACCT TTTGACTGA
- a CDS encoding uncharacterized protein (predicted protein): MATRRPVDPFTGHDSPGPYHGPYRARAGTVMQPVQTTQPGPSETPHQQGQFPSLGGLYAHLPSTGEAPRGYYPYDTAQTPTPTPRNPRPFSQLRAVHSPLPAPAPQHPFHYGPPGLLSPAFYPTEGTVAPQPMRAEVHGQPGNSEQIPDLDKPFSTVAMREEMPIGSSVHTRQAPCWGVIKISNIPYSVTKSEIAQFVGRPARLIKGCPIHIIMERSTAKTMDCFVETETQEAAQRTVDRINSIYETGRAPRLGLRRVDVEYSNQDALLKDLFPRAKCISWEEGMPRELPNTDPYSTGFSGFITSEEIVGAIRHAEIPHRYPWYATRLYTVDDRNQLFELTNRHLISLASRIDRTQTMGLDQNLLRDLLYAGINCPAFNERQKYTLCVNSNLAPEISRFPDISKWFPFDTLVQLPDFNKDTLSPTPN, translated from the exons ATGGCTACCAGGCGCCCAGTTGACCCCTTCACGGGACACGACTCTCCTGGCCCATATCATGGTCCATATCGAGCTCGTGCAGGCACCGTAATGCAGCCTGTCCAGACAACTCAGCCGGGTCCTTCTGAGACGCCTCACCAACAGGGGCAGTTCCCGAGTCTAGGAGGTTTATACGCCCATCTTCCTTCTACGGGAGAAGCCCCGCGTGGATATTATCCCTATGACACTGCACAAACTCCAACTCCAACCCCTCGGAACCCTCGTCCTTTTAGCCAGCTACGAGCTGTACATAGTCCACTCCCCGCCCCAGCTCCCCAGCATCCGTTCCATTATGGGCCTCCAGGGCTTCTCTCTCCTGCATTCTACCCCACTGAAGGCACCGTGGCTCCACAGCCTATGAGAGCCGAAGTTCACGGGCAACCGGGAAACTCTGAGCAGATCCCAGACCTGGACAAACCGTTTAGCACAGTTGCTATGAGGGAGGAGATGCCTATTGGCAGTTCTGTGCATACTCGTCAGGCACCGTGTTGGGGCGTTATCAAGATATCAAAC ATTCCTTATTCGGTTACCAAAAGTGAGATCGCGCAATTTGTAGGACGCCCAGCGCGCCTTATCAAAGGATGTCCAATCCATATTATCATGGAGCGCTCGACCGCGAAAACTATGGACTGTTTCGTTGAAACTGAAACTCAGGAAGCAGCCCAGAGAACAGTTGACCGAATTAACAGCATCTATGAGACTGGCCGAGCACCCAGGCTTGGTCTTCGCCGTGTAGACGTGGAGTACAGTAACCAGGATGCGCTCTTGAAAGATCTCTTTCCGAGAGCCAAGTGCATCTCCTGGGAAGAGGGTATGCCTCGCGAACTTCCAAACACTGATCCGTACTCCACAGGTTTTTCTGGCTTCATCACTAGTGAAGAGATCGTGGGAGCTATTCGTCATGCTGAAATTCCTCACCGT TATCCATGGTACGCTACAAGGTTGTACACGGTCGATGATCGCAATCAGCTGTTTGAGCTGACAAATAGGCACTTGATATCTCTTGCATCCCGCATTGACAGAACTCAAACCATGGGCCTGGACCAAAATCTGCTGCGAGATCTCCTCTATGCTGGAATCAATTGTCCGGCCTTCAATGAACGTCAGAAATATACTCTGTGTGTCAATTCTAACCTTGCACCAGAGATCTCTAGGTTTCCAGATATCAGCAAGTGGTTTCCGTTCGACACTTTAGTGCAGCTGCCCGACTTCAACAAGGATACCCTCTCG CCCACTCCAAACTAA
- a CDS encoding uncharacterized protein (predicted protein) produces MFTPVSSQAQAFVPAHAAYPHLRNAQNQPRGGAPVMLYGAHGQPLPPQQQPQAPPDATLPPPQGLYQNPYGSAPPPLPQDPVSSNSALSAVKSTLTHWSLCEQRPIGRRGSSSGFEYPDPTNLAPVTPATSAPGYQAHSASSPYYPPPPQHDRRPSPQSAYPYDNRHSSSPHNSPYPPLHASQSAMTPPPTSTPGGSSRGGLNVRDMLNPGDSQGRSSTDSDMLNALNRRGLNQ; encoded by the coding sequence ATGTTCACGCCAGTTTCCTCCCAGGCGCAAGCTTTTGTTCCTGCACATGCTGCCTACCCACACTTGAGAAACGCACAGAACCAGCCACGTGGTGGTGCCCCGGTAATGCTTTATGGCGCTCACGGTCAACCTTTACcaccccaacaacaacctcaaGCTCCACCTGATGCCACACTTCCCCCGCCACAGGGGTTGTATCAGAATCCCTATGGCAGTGCACCCCCACCCCTCCCTCAAGATCCTGTAAGTTCCAACTCAGCTCTATCCGCTGTCAAAAGCACCCTTACTCACTGGTCCCTTTGCGAACAGAGACCTATTGGCCGTCGCGGCTCCAGTTCTGGATTCGAGTATCCTGATCCAACCAACTTGGCACCCGTAACGCCGGCAACATCCGCGCCAGGATATCAAGCGCATTCTGCCTCAAGTCCATACtatccacctccacctcagcACGATCGTCGTCCTTCTCCGCAGTCGGCGTACCCTTACGATAATCGCCACTCTTCGTCTCCCCACAATTCACCCTATCCTCCTCTGCATGCTAGTCAAAGCGCGATGACTCCCCCACCCACTTCTACTCCTGGTGGCTCATCTCGTGGTGGTCTGAATGTTCGTGACATGTTGAATCCAGGAGACAGCCAGGGTCGTTCCAGCACTGACAGTGATATGCTGAATGCCCTCAACCGGCGGGGCTTGAATCAGTAA
- a CDS encoding uncharacterized protein (predicted protein) — MPVWLHQISLLMRHICPFSRFESDSVASRHRKRHLLLGYGLDNENIRLLRLRSFTIGRPLADEELMSPNAQDKIAALIGIMEPFHRYQIRALSPRSPLRLSSHFSGVASDTMIPTI; from the exons ATGCCGGTCTGGTTGCATCAAATTAGTTTGTTGATGAGACACATATGCCCATTCTCGAGGTTTGAAAGCGACTCGGTCGCGTCTCGTCACCGAAAAAGGCATTTGCTGCTC GGCTACGGCTTGGACAATGAAAACATTCGACTGCTCCGCTTGCGCAGTTTCACCATCGGCAGGCCTCTAGCCGATGAAGAGCTTATGAGTCCCAACGCACAGGACAAAATTGCAGCTCTCATTGGTATCATGGAACCTTTC CACCGGTATCAAATACGGGCCCTTTCGCCCCGTTCCCCTCTTCGCCTCTCCAGCCACTTCAGCGGTGTAGCCTCGGACACAATGATACCCACCATCTAG
- a CDS encoding ubiquitin-specific protease UBP6 (ubiquitin-specific protease), translating into MASIPVIVKHQGKRHEVELDLSSNGETLKYQLYSLTGVEPERQKILVKGGQLKDETPLSSLNAKPGQTFMMMGTPSGGQGSGDLGRPKEAVKFLEDMTEAEAARAEGAIPAGLQNLGNTCYLNSTLQTLRSVPELHQELLRYRPSTGAAGASNLSDLSSFGLGGLGASMDLTSSLRDLFKQMSETQEGFPPLMFLNALRNVFPQFAQRDRNGHGYAQQDAEEAWSQIVTQLRNKLMIKEGEGESSNEVSFVDKYLAGRFESVTECDEPGAKEAGEQPTPSSDVFYKLDCHIGKETNHLHDGIKAGLEEKIEKRSPTLDRDAIYTKRSRIARLPKYLTVHFVRFFWKRETQKKAKIMRKVTFPAELDAVDFCTDELKKELIPIRDKVREIRKEELDVERARKRQKLDRQRDEEKKTEAEPEPLEPMQKKKAAEERKDASKATEKDGDSAMTDVFKSDAEYEAEKAASILAAKKELSELIDPKLRSDEGTNKSGLYELRGVITHQGASADSGHYTAYVKKQAQGNKEEDGKWWWFNDEKVTEVEAEKIETLSGGGESHSALILLYRAIDLPTAN; encoded by the exons ATGGCGTCTATACCAG TTATCGTGAAGCACCAGGGCAAACGTCATGAGGTCGAGCTTGATCTATCCTCGAACGGTGAAACGCTTAAGTACCAATTATATTCCCTCACCGGCGTGGAACCCGAACGACAGAAAATTCTGGTCAAAGGAGGACAACTTAAGGATGAAACCCCATTGTCCTCGCTCAACGCCAAACCGGGCCAGACATTCATGATGATGGGCACGCCATCTGGAGGCCAAGGATCCGGGGATTTGGGCCGCCCAAAAGAAGCAGTGAAGTTCTTGGAGGACATGACGGAGGCTGAGGCTGCAAGAGCAGAGGGAGCTATTCCTGCTGGCCTTCAGAACCTTGGTAACACTTGCTACCTTAACTCTACACTGCAGACATTGAGAAGTGTTCCCGAGCTCCATCAGGAGCTTCTGAGATATCGCCCCTCAACAGGTGCTGCTGGAGCATCGAACCTCTCGGATCTCAGCAgttttggtcttggtggcCTCGGCGCCTCAATGGATCTTACGTCTTCGTTGCGGGATCTATTCAAGCAAATGTCTGAAACGCAAGAGGGATTTCCGCCTCTTATGTTCCTGAATGCTTTGAGGAATGTGTTTCCCCAGTTCGCCCAGAGAGATCGAAACGGCCATGGTTATGCCCAGcaagatgctgaagaggcaTGGTCTCAAATCGTAACCCAACTGCGGAACAAGCTGATGATcaaggagggtgagggtgagTCCAGCAATGAAGTATCTTTTGTGGATAAATACCTTGCTGGAAGGTTTGAGTCTGTTACGGAATGTGATGAGCCGGGAGCAAAAGAGGCTGGCGAGCAACCCACCCCAAGCTCGGACGTCTTCTACAAGCTTGACTGTCACATcggcaaagaaacaaatcacTTGCATGATGGCATAAAAGCCGGTCttgaagagaagattgaaaagcGTTCCCCTACTCTAGACCGTGATGCCATTTACACCAAGCGTTCACGCATTGCTCGATTGCCCAAATACTTAACTGTGCACTTCGTTCGTTTCTTTTGGAAACGCGAAAcccagaagaaggccaagatcaTGCGTAAGGTTACATTCCCTGCCGAGCTGGATGCGGTAGACTTCTGCACAGATGAGCTCAAAAAGGAACTTATCCCTATTCGAGACAAAGTACGGGAGATCCGAAAGGAAGAACTCGATGTTGAGCGTGCTCGCAAGCGTCAGAAGCTTGACCGCCAGcgggatgaagagaagaaaaccGAAGCTGAACCTGAGCCTTTGGAGCCaatgcagaagaagaaagccgccGAAGAACGCAAAGATGCATCAAAGGCTACCGAGAAGGATGGTGATTCCGCAATGACTGACGTCTTCAAGTCCGATGCAGAGTATGAGGCTGAGAAGGCAGCTTCTATCCTTGCagcaaagaaggagcttTCCGAACTTATCGACCCGAAGCTTCGCTCCGACGAGGGTACTAACAAGTCAGGCCTTTACGAGCTACGGGGAGTAATCACACATCAAGGTGCCAGCGCTGACAGTGGTCACTACACTGCATATGTCAAGAAACAAGCCCAAGGtaacaaggaagaggatggaaaATGGTGGTGGTTTAACGATGAGAAAGTGACTGAAGTGGaagcggagaagattgagacTCTTTCTGGCGGCG GCGAGTCCCATTCTGCGTTGATTCTCCTCTATCGCGCGATTGACCTGCCCACTGCGAATTAA
- a CDS encoding uncharacterized protein (predicted protein), which produces MAATLQHAHPVLSAASSSGFRESGLQSLRCLEGDEGPSPIVAVRSAGLSLESVIGYCEDSDADDETATGEPGIRSLVTEEYLQITKRKIPGEFAGFMLCESRTKDEQED; this is translated from the exons ATGGCAGCAACGCTGCAACATGCTCACCCGGTATTATCTGCcgcttcaagctctggtTTCCGCGAAAGCGGGCTACAGAGTTTGCGCTGCTTGGAGGGCGATGAAGGTCCTAGTCCGATCGTCGCCGTGCGCTCTGCGGGTCTATCCCTGGAATCAGTGATCGGGTATTGTGAAGATAGCGACGCCGACGATGAGACAGCAACCGGCGAACCAGGCATCCGCAGCTTGGTAACAGAGGAGTATCTGCAGAT aacgaaaagaaagattccGGGAGAATTTGCTGGGTTTATGCTCTGCGAATCGAGGACCAAAGACGAACAAGAAGACTAA
- a CDS encoding PaaI family thioesterase (predicted protein) — MFGTRRALQSRLRSLGTQSQLSLRFNPHISRSTSTVADQSAPERSKWGRRLIYAGIFGGLGVAAGKWMDNKVSAPVEPETTEDVLKLEEIRRVYETGLPIVQELRNNPDYLEADVYGNYSEEDKKQRFTSGPLKGSRGLALQKVFWNDKERKAVSIVYLGNGLEGWPTVVHGGALATVIDENLGRVAIRHFPERTGVTANLEIKYRAPVYSGNFYTFHSSIDRERTTDRKAYVTGEVRDPVGRLCIQATALFVVPKKYKLEEIGERY; from the exons ATGTTTGGCACCCGCAGAGCCCTACAATCCCGGTTACGCAGCCTAGGAACTCAGTCTCAGCTGTCATTGCGATTCAACCCCCACATCTCTAGAAGCACCAGCACTGTAGCCGATCAATCTGCACCTGAAAGATCGAAATGGGGGAGACGACTGATTTATGCCGGAATTTTTGGTGGCCTCGGAGTCGCGGCAGGAAAATGGATGGACAATAAGGTTTCTGCACCGGTCGAACCCGAAACGACAGAGGATGTCCTAAAACTGGAGGAGATTCGTCGAGTATACGAAACTGGGCTACCTATCGTGCAGGAGCTCCGAAACAATCCGGACTACTTGGAAGCGGACGTGTATGGGAACTATTCcgaggaggacaagaagcagaggTTTACGTCTGGTCCACTGAAAGGGAGTCGGGGATTAGCGCTACAG AAAGTCTTTTGGAACGACAAGGAGCGGAAGGCCGTTAGCATTGTCTATCTCGGGAATGGCCTGGAAGGATGGCCGACTGTTGTCCACGGCGGAGCTCTTGCCACTGTCATTGATGAGAATCTAGGCCGTGTCGCAATCCGCCATTTTCCAGAGCGTACAGGGGTCACAGCAAACCTTGAGATTAAATATCGCGCTCCGGTATATTCGGGCAATTTCTATACCTTCCACTCCAGCATCGACCGAGAACGTACCACGGATCGCAAAGCTTACGTGACGGGAGAAGTACGCGACCCGGTTGGAAGACTTTGTATTCAAGCAACTGCCCTCTTCGTTGTTCCTAAGAAGTATAAACTTGAGGAAATTGGGGAACGGTACTGA
- a CDS encoding uncharacterized protein (predicted protein), whose translation MPRRSSRAVPVSAAAPAPVQKRRASDRLPTASKTGSKRQKSDVTTTTTGRPVRSTSKKSKYFQEEYSDDSGTDSNNGSPPEDSPSNYDDSASSAAESVAFPTASEATENPRKKPGRPRKSLGSNKGDTEGTRKKSDSVPKGDTNEALNDKQLWKEGVKAGLGPGKEVFIKKPKARDAGTVPYQEHTLHPNTFLFLVDLAENNERAWLKGNNIPCGGNQGSESQLTMVTIHSARSGLPCV comes from the coding sequence ATGCCTCGTCGATCGTCTCGGGCCGTTCCCGTGTCGGCGGCAGCACCAGCGCCAGTACAAAAAAGGCGCGCGTCTGACAGACTCCCCACTGCCTCCAAGACAGGAtcaaaaagacaaaagtccGACGtcactactaccaccactggAAGGCCCGTCAGATCCACctcaaagaaaagcaaataCTTCCAGGAAGAATATTCAGATGATTCAGGAACTGACTCCAACAATGGCTCCCCGCCGGAGGATTCCCCCTCCAACTACGACGACTCCGCATCCTCCGCTGCAGAATCAGTCGCATTTCCCACAGCTAGTGAGGCGACAGaaaacccaagaaaaaaacctGGGAGACCACGAAAGAGCCTAGGAAGCAATAAGGGAGACACAGAAGGCACTAGAAAGAAATCGGACAGTGTTCCAAAAGGTGATACGAATGAAGCATTGAATGATAAGCAATTGTGGAAGGAAGGTGTCAAAGCCGGCCTTGGACCTGGAAAAGAGgtcttcatcaagaagcCCAAAGCAAGGGATGCAGGTACTGTGCCCTATCAGGAGCATACCTTGCATCCCAAcaccttcctttttcttgtggaCTTGGCAGAGAACAATGAGAGAGCTTGGCTCAAAGGTAACAATATACCATGCGGAGGAAATCAGGGCTCTGAATCTCAGCTGACTATGGTCACAATTCATAGCGCACGATCCGGACTACCGTGCGTCTAA
- a CDS encoding tRNA wybutosine-synthesizing 3 family protein (predicted protein) — protein MSEVEASAIPEVFESRKRKILAGLSVPDAEYTDLSPKGSVDEGIRDLIHEINTHPGLVTTSSCAGRISVFLEGRKKQPKPHDEQGRQFVASGGKGAGKWLNSSERGDHQGKSLHELFGMVPGDGKPPGLNKQGKAPRLVRFHFEPLVR, from the exons ATGAGTGAAGTCGAAGCAAGTGCGATACCCGAGGTCTTTGAATCTCGCAAGCGTAAAATTCTTGCAGGACTCTCCGTCCCCGATGCAGAGTACACAGACCTCTCGCCCAAAGGGTCTGTCGATGAGGGTATTCGGGACCTCATCCATGAAATTAATACTCACCCAGGCTTGGTTACCACTAGTAGCTGCGCGGGGCGTATCAGTGTGTTCCTGGAGGGACGGAAGAAGCAGCCGAAGCCGCACGACGAGCAAGGAAGACAGTTTGTAGCCTCGGGGGGTAAAGGTGCTGGAAAATGGCT TAACAGTTCTGAAAGAGGCGATCATCAAGGGAAGTCGTTGCATGAGTTGTTTGGAATGGTCCCTGGAGATGGCAAACCCCCCGGGCtgaacaaacaaggaaaagcccCGCGTCTCGTGCGCTTCCATTTCGAGCCTCTGGTACGTTAG
- a CDS encoding uncharacterized protein (predicted protein) → MQILGNLVLTGWITKDNEAKARRAAAGPSSSTRHDQRRTLSGSVASSEEGLDPQTFSRLEIFATPSRRMTEAGPSYRQEREAGDETPRPFNDSDQSPWTRRLLIFPPGTAREGFHFGHRNTKSSPGNLTPSGV, encoded by the coding sequence ATGCAGATACTAGGCAATCTTGTCCTGACTGGGTGGATTACCAAGGACAACGAAGCCAAGGCTAGACGGGCAGCTGCGGGACCCTCGTCTTCAACTAGACATGACCAACGACGCACCCTCAGTGGTTCAGTTGCTAGCTCTGAAGAAGGACTAGATCCCCAAACATTCTCCAGGCTTGAGATCTTCGCCACTCCATCGCGCCGTATGACCGAGGCTGGCCCATCTTATCGTCAGGAGCGGGAAGCGGGGGATGAAACTCCTCGTCCATTCAATGACAGCGATCAAAGTCCTTGGACCCGGAGgcttctcatcttccccCCAGGCACAGCAAGGGAAGGTTTCCATTTTGGCCATCGAAACACAAAGTCCTCTCCAGGTAATCTCACACCTTCGGGTGTTTAG